A section of the Rhizobium favelukesii genome encodes:
- a CDS encoding DUF736 domain-containing protein, producing MAQIGTFTRDETGAYNGTIKTLTLNVKASIKPCDRDNDRAPDFRVTATGVEFGAGWSRTARETGAEYLSLKLDDPSFTAPVYASLVQGDKGDHKLIWSR from the coding sequence ATGGCTCAGATCGGCACCTTCACTCGCGACGAAACCGGCGCCTACAACGGCACCATCAAGACCCTCACCCTCAACGTCAAGGCATCCATCAAACCCTGCGACCGCGACAACGATCGCGCCCCGGACTTCCGGGTCACAGCAACCGGTGTCGAGTTCGGAGCCGGCTGGAGCCGGACCGCCCGGGAAACCGGCGCCGAATACCTCTCGCTCAAGCTCGACGATCCGTCCTTCACGGCTCCGGTCTACGCCTCCCTCGTCCAGGGCGACAAAGGCGACCACAAGCTCATCTGGTCCCGCTGA